The following proteins are co-located in the Styela clava chromosome 15, kaStyClav1.hap1.2, whole genome shotgun sequence genome:
- the LOC120333649 gene encoding uncharacterized protein LOC120333649 isoform X1: MAKKRCTWCRTNAVIRCVRDIPLSYGGVRPVDNCIQTAPTERVRCTAPGNFELCRKKGCHFCQNEKPKCIEAKEKGSSVVRYLGEVENLYWSLFTLRRSFQK, translated from the exons ATGGCTAAAAAAAGGTGCACGTGGTGCAGAACAAACGCTGTTATCAGATGTGTGCGAG ATATACCTTTATCTTATGGCGGAGTTCGGCCAG TGGATAATTGCATTCAAACCGCGCCAACAGAAAGAGTTCGATGCACCGCACCGGGAAATTTTGAATTGTGCAGAAAGAAGGGTTGTCACTTCTGTCAAAACGAAAAACCAAAATGTATCGAAG CCAAAGAAAAGGGGTCAAGTGTGGTGAGATATCTAGGAGAAGTTGAGAATTTATATTGGTCCCTTTTCACTCTGCGAAgaagttttcaaaaataa
- the LOC120333649 gene encoding uncharacterized protein LOC120333649 isoform X2, with protein MAKKRCTWCRTNAVIRCVRDIPLSYGGVRPVDNCIQTAPTERVRCTAPGNFELCRKKGCHFCQNEKPKCIEGRQWRSFGVSKMQKLWLVHCWYSQHRC; from the exons ATGGCTAAAAAAAGGTGCACGTGGTGCAGAACAAACGCTGTTATCAGATGTGTGCGAG ATATACCTTTATCTTATGGCGGAGTTCGGCCAG TGGATAATTGCATTCAAACCGCGCCAACAGAAAGAGTTCGATGCACCGCACCGGGAAATTTTGAATTGTGCAGAAAGAAGGGTTGTCACTTCTGTCAAAACGAAAAACCAAAATGTATCGAAG gGAGACAGTGGCGGTCCTTTGGTGTGTCAAAAATGCAAAAGCTGTGGCTGGTACATTGCTGGTATAGTCAGCACCGGTGTTGA